The following coding sequences are from one Fibrobacter sp. UWT2 window:
- a CDS encoding diaminopimelate dehydrogenase, with protein MAKIAILGYGNLGRGVECAVKQAPDMELVAVFTRRDPSTVKIQTAGVPVLNVSEMEAWKDKVDVLIICGGSATDLPVLTPKYASMFNVIDSFDTHAKIPQHFAAVDAAAKGANKIAMISVGWDPGMFSLNRVYAQSILPEGKDYTFWGKGVSQGHSDAVRRIKGVKNAKQYTCPVEAALEAVRSGSMPELTTRQKHTRLVYVVAEEGADKAYIENAIKTMPNYFDEYDTTVNFISEEEFNKNHSGLAHGGFVIRTGKTGMNKEHTHVIEYSLKLDSNPEFTTSVLVAYARAALRMKANGQTGCKTVLDVPPAYLSTLSDEELRAHCL; from the coding sequence ATGGCAAAGATTGCTATTCTCGGTTACGGTAACCTGGGCCGCGGTGTGGAATGCGCCGTGAAGCAGGCTCCGGATATGGAACTCGTCGCTGTTTTCACTCGTCGTGACCCCTCTACGGTCAAGATTCAGACGGCTGGCGTTCCGGTGTTGAACGTTTCTGAAATGGAAGCCTGGAAGGACAAGGTGGACGTGCTCATCATTTGCGGTGGCTCTGCTACGGACCTGCCGGTGCTCACCCCGAAGTACGCCTCCATGTTCAACGTGATCGACTCCTTCGACACCCACGCCAAGATTCCGCAGCACTTCGCTGCCGTTGACGCTGCTGCCAAGGGCGCAAACAAGATCGCCATGATCTCTGTCGGTTGGGACCCGGGTATGTTCAGCCTGAACCGTGTGTACGCTCAGTCTATCCTTCCGGAAGGCAAGGACTACACGTTCTGGGGCAAGGGCGTTAGCCAGGGCCACAGCGACGCTGTCCGCCGCATCAAGGGTGTGAAGAATGCCAAGCAGTACACCTGCCCGGTCGAAGCTGCTCTCGAAGCCGTGCGTAGCGGCTCCATGCCGGAACTCACCACTCGCCAGAAGCACACTCGTCTCGTTTACGTGGTTGCCGAAGAAGGTGCCGACAAGGCCTACATCGAAAACGCCATCAAGACGATGCCGAACTACTTCGACGAATACGACACTACCGTCAACTTCATCAGCGAAGAAGAATTCAACAAGAACCACAGCGGCCTCGCTCACGGTGGTTTCGTAATCCGTACCGGCAAGACCGGCATGAACAAGGAACACACGCACGTGATTGAATACAGCCTCAAGCTCGATTCCAACCCGGAATTCACGACGAGCGTTCTCGTGGCTTACGCCCGCGCCGCTCTCCGCATGAAGGCTAATGGCCAGACCGGTTGCAAGACCGTTCTCGACGTGCCGCCTGCATACCTCAGCACCTTGAGCGACGAAGAATTAAGGGCTCATTGTCTGTAG